The following are encoded in a window of Schistocerca piceifrons isolate TAMUIC-IGC-003096 unplaced genomic scaffold, iqSchPice1.1 HiC_scaffold_441, whole genome shotgun sequence genomic DNA:
- the LOC124749570 gene encoding ankyrin repeat domain-containing protein 16-like, giving the protein MLACANSGTSSCDIVSLLLRFGAKTKAQNKDGWTPVSLAVRLGDENKIKLLASVDIDALKIKTNNQRTILHTAALHGRASVLQFLLSSECGCREMLSCTDMCGVSPFLDAAASGSLETVKVILSYYDALGDKDKKGLSALHHAARTGSVLVIEFLVKELGADVNSISDIDRVTPLHVAAREKQSDVVHLLMKLGADTSLTDAHGRSVWDYSAAPVT; this is encoded by the exons ATGCTTGCTTGTGCTAATTCTGGCACGTCATCTTGTGATATTGTCAGTTTGCTTCTCAGATTTGGGGCAAAGACAAAAGCTCAGAACAAAGATGGATGGACACCAGTCAGTCTTGCTGTGCGTTTAGgtgatgaaaacaaaataaaacttctaGCATCTGTTGATATTGATGCACTGAAAATCAAGACAAACAACCAACGAACCATACTACATACTGCAG CTCTCCATGGTAGGGCATCAGTACTACAGTTCCTTTTGAGCTCAGAGTGTGGCTGCAGGGAGATGCTGAGTTGTACTGACATGTGTGGTGTTTCACCTTTCCTTGACGCAGCTGCTAGTGGAAGCCTGGAAACAGTGAAGGTTATCCTGTCATATTATGATGCCCTAGGTGACAAGGACAAGAAAGGACTGAGTGCACTTCATCATGCTGCACGCACAGGAAGTGTATTGGTGATTGAGTTCCTGGTAAAAGAACTAGGAGCAGATGTTAACAGTATTTCAGACATTGACAGAGTGACACCATTACATGTTGCAGCTCGTGAGAAACAGAGTGACGTTGTTCATCTTCTGATGAAGCTGGGAGCTGACACTTCTCTGACTGATGCACATGGCCGCAGTG